A part of Trachemys scripta elegans isolate TJP31775 chromosome 23, CAS_Tse_1.0, whole genome shotgun sequence genomic DNA contains:
- the NBR1 gene encoding next to BRCA1 gene 1 protein isoform X3 encodes MEPQVNLSVTFRGETQSFLVSDSSNTTWADVEAMVKVSFDLNNIQIKYMDEDNDEVSVNSEEEYEEALKIAVAQGNQLQMKVYQVNSLPSETSHSCSMQVCEKAGIEKLSIPKDGKRPLSHYSMLAQALGQDLKAERETTAQKKLNQNEAEGTNEKPPEWFTSYLESFREQVVKETVEKLEQKLSEKLILHNQPPDSSSSSTTIAQPAPETQSTPGSQCDWLISCSNCHARIVGIRYQCSVCPAYSICEPCETGTYAHDPNHILLKLRRPVLCVSETYSVGQFSPRLPATLEQVRLQKQMDKRFLKAEKQRLRAEKKQRKAEVRELKKQLKLHRKIHLWNSVHALELTGSPAIKPESLQPSALRSHVQPCPTVVPTLSAAFVDENLPDGTHIQPGTKFIKHWRMKNTGNVEWSSDTKLKFMWGNLTLGSSEKKDVLVPSLPAGQVGIVSVEFIAPALEGTYASHWRLSHKGEQFGPRVWCSIVVDPSPVTACSERNPKTSSFSLKDKASCRNEAVSSKSEAEGQQAGEGMEQTDLPVPAIPLKIKNIPNEREFYIPSVDLLTAQDLLSFELLDINIVQELERVPHNTPVDMTPCMSPLPHDSPLVEKPGLGQIEEENEGSGFKPVPDAHMVKVKAEHPVNLEEGEEDMSGTQFVCETVIRSLTLDAAPDHKPPQRKKSLQSSLQTLQDTFSYSVKSEEASRTKSNSASKPKEMGSKSQQTEENRFEKLAVSDGANLSGEPSDAEYEEEEDVKDEVQSQMSSASSEDYIIILPECFDTSRPLGESMYSSALSQHSLERAIDTEMEMVIPEGESQPQVHNINDILTTSQTLDAVPLTPEIVSTLPQPQRNPSFLQSHSLQKPNLPFTEEIPSTVPDQIREEPRYEDFPGPRPSRIVNNNKLKCPEYTRHPPGSSIAGGLVKGALSVAASAYKALFAGQAIAEQQPTTTEEQTATLLANLCEMGFCDRQLNLRLLKKHNYNVVQVVTELLQINNNDWYSSRY; translated from the exons GTGAAAGTTTCATTTGATCTAAACAACATACAGATCAAATACATGGATGAGGATAATGATGAG GTCTCTGTCAATAGCGAAG agGAATATGAAGAAGCTCTGAAG ATTGCAGTTGCACAAGGAAATCAGCTCCAAATGAAAGTGTATCAAGTAAACTCCCTTCCAAGTGAAACTTCGCATTCCTGTTCCATGCAAGTCTGTGAAAAAGCTGGGATAGAAAAACTGTCCATTCCCAAAGATGGAAAGAGACCTCTCTCACACTATTCCATGCTTGCTCAGGCCTTAGGGCAGGACTTAAAGGCTGAAAGGGAAACCACAGCACAG AAAAAGCTAAATCAAAACGAAGCTGAAGGGACCAATGAAAAGCCTCCAGAGTGGTTTACTAGCTACTTGGAATCA TTTAGGGAACAAGTAGTTAAAGAAACTGTTGAGAAACTTGAGCAAAAACTAAGTGAGAAGCTCATCCTTCATAATCAGCCCCCAGACTCATCTAGCAGCTCTACCACAATAGCACAGCCCGCTCCAGAGACCCAGTCGACACCAGGCAGCCAGTGTGACTGGCTAATCTCCTGCAGCAACTGCCACGCCCGGATTGTGGGGATCCGCTACCAGTGCAG TGTGTGCCCAGCCTACAGTATCTGTGAACCGTGTGAGACAGGGACGTATGCACATGATCCTAATCATATCTTGTTGAAGTTGCGGAGACCTGTTCTATGTGTCTCTGAGACATACAGCGTTGGGCAGTTCTCTCCTCGTCTCCCTGCTACTCTGGAGCAAGTTAG GCTCCAGAAACAGATGGACAAGAGATTTCTGAAGGCAGAAAAGCAAAGACTACGAGCGGAGAAGAAACAGCGCAAGGCTGAAGTCCGAGAGCTCAAAAAGCAGCTCAAGCTGCACAGGAAGATTCACCTGTGGAACTCGGTCCATGCGCTGGAGCTCACGGGCTCCCCCGCTATCAAACCAGAGAGCCTGCAGCCCAGTGCCCTCAG GAGTCATGTCCAGCCCTGCCCAACCGTTGTCCCTACACTGAGTGCAGCCTTCGTGGATGAGAATTTGCCTGATGGGACTCACATACAACCAGGGACAAAGTTTATCAAGCACTGGCGAATGAAGAACACTGGCAACGTGGAGTGGAGCTCAGACACCAAG CTGAAATTCATGTGGGGAAATCTGACCCTGGGGTCTTCTGAAAAAAAGGACGTGTTGGTGCCATCCCTGCCAGCAGGGCAAGTGGGGATTGTCTCGGTCGAGTTTATTGCTCCTGCTCTAGAAGGGACCTACGCTTCTCATTGGCGGCTGTCACACAAGGGGGAGCAGTTTGGGCCCAGAGTTTGGTGCAGTATTGTTGTGGATCCTTCCCCAGTCACTGCCTGCTCGGAGAGGAATCCGAAGACCTCTAGTTTCAGTCTAAAGGATAAAGCTTCCTGTAGAAACGAG GCGGTTTCTTCAAAATCAGAAGCAGAAGGGCAGCAGGCtggtgaggggatggagcagacAGACTTGCCAGTGCCAGCCATCCCTCTGAAGATTAAAAATATCCCCAATGAGAGAGAGTTTTACATCCCATCAGTTGATCTCCTTACTGCGCAG GATTTGCTGTCCTTCGAGCTGCTGGATATTAACATTGTGCAAGAACTGGAGCGAGTGCCACACAACACTCCTGTTG ACATGACTCCATGCATGTCTCCTCTGCCACATGATAGTCCTCTGGTAGAGAAGCCTGGCTTGGGTCAGATagaggaggagaatgaggggAGTGGATTTAAACCAGTACCTG ATGCTCACATGGTGAAAGTGAAGGCTGAACATCCAGTGAACTTGGAAGAAGGGGAAGAAGACATGAGTGGGACTCAGTTTGTATGTGAAACAGTCATACGCTCACTCACCCTGGATGCTGCACCTGACCACAAACCCCCTCAAAGGAAGAAATCGCTGCAGA GCTCCCTGCAAACACTACAAGACACCTTCAGTTACAGTGTAAAAAGTGAAGAAGCtagtaggacaaaaagtaattcCGCTTCCAAACCCAAGGAAATGGGGTCAAAGAGCCAACAGACAGAAGAAAATAGGTTTG AGAAACTTGCAGTGTCTGACGGAGCAAATCTCAGTGGGGAGCCTAGTGACGCAGAgtatgaagaggaggaggatgttaaAGATGAAGTTCAAAGCCAAATGTCCTCTGCTTCTTCAGAGGATTATATCATTATTCTCCCTGAGTGCTTCGATACCAGCCGTCCACTGGGAGAGTCTATGTATAGCTCTGCCCTCTCTCAGCACAGTTTGGAAAGAGCGATAGACACTGAAATGGAGATGGTGATCCCAGAAGGAGAGAGCCAGCCTCAGGTCCATAATATCAACGATATCTTAACAACTTCACAGACGTTGGATGCAGTACCGTTGACCCCAGAGATCGTCAGCACCTTACCCCAGCCACAAAG gaaccCCTCTTTTCTTCAGAGTCATAGTCTCCAAAAACCAAATTTGCCATTTACAGAGGAAATACCGTCCACTGTTCCTGATCAAATAAGAGAAG AGCCCAGATATGAAGACTTTCCTGGACCAAGACCTTCAAgaattgtaaataataataaattgaagTGCCCAGAATACACAAG ACACCCCCCAGGAAGCAGCATTGCAGGAGGGCTGGTTAAAGGAGCGTTGTCtgttgctgcctctgcctacaaAGCACTGTTTGCTGGACAGGCCATTGCAGAACAG CAGCCTACAACTACAGAAGAGCAGACGGCCACTCTCCTAGCCAATCTGTGTGAGATGGGATTCTGTGACAGGCAGTTAAACCTGAGACTGCTGAAGAAACACAACTATAACGTAGTGCAAGTAGTTACCGAATTGCTTCAGATCAATAACAACGACTGGTACAGCAGCAGATATTGA
- the NBR1 gene encoding next to BRCA1 gene 1 protein isoform X1 has product MLGSSITTVRSERRLEPPPARGPAEPPRSPAGTGLGRPHSMEPQVNLSVTFRGETQSFLVSDSSNTTWADVEAMVKVSFDLNNIQIKYMDEDNDEVSVNSEEEYEEALKIAVAQGNQLQMKVYQVNSLPSETSHSCSMQVCEKAGIEKLSIPKDGKRPLSHYSMLAQALGQDLKAERETTAQKKLNQNEAEGTNEKPPEWFTSYLESFREQVVKETVEKLEQKLSEKLILHNQPPDSSSSSTTIAQPAPETQSTPGSQCDWLISCSNCHARIVGIRYQCSVCPAYSICEPCETGTYAHDPNHILLKLRRPVLCVSETYSVGQFSPRLPATLEQVRLQKQMDKRFLKAEKQRLRAEKKQRKAEVRELKKQLKLHRKIHLWNSVHALELTGSPAIKPESLQPSALRSHVQPCPTVVPTLSAAFVDENLPDGTHIQPGTKFIKHWRMKNTGNVEWSSDTKLKFMWGNLTLGSSEKKDVLVPSLPAGQVGIVSVEFIAPALEGTYASHWRLSHKGEQFGPRVWCSIVVDPSPVTACSERNPKTSSFSLKDKASCRNEAVSSKSEAEGQQAGEGMEQTDLPVPAIPLKIKNIPNEREFYIPSVDLLTAQDLLSFELLDINIVQELERVPHNTPVDMTPCMSPLPHDSPLVEKPGLGQIEEENEGSGFKPVPDAHMVKVKAEHPVNLEEGEEDMSGTQFVCETVIRSLTLDAAPDHKPPQRKKSLQSSLQTLQDTFSYSVKSEEASRTKSNSASKPKEMGSKSQQTEENRFEKLAVSDGANLSGEPSDAEYEEEEDVKDEVQSQMSSASSEDYIIILPECFDTSRPLGESMYSSALSQHSLERAIDTEMEMVIPEGESQPQVHNINDILTTSQTLDAVPLTPEIVSTLPQPQRNPSFLQSHSLQKPNLPFTEEIPSTVPDQIREEPRYEDFPGPRPSRIVNNNKLKCPEYTRHPPGSSIAGGLVKGALSVAASAYKALFAGQAIAEQQPTTTEEQTATLLANLCEMGFCDRQLNLRLLKKHNYNVVQVVTELLQINNNDWYSSRY; this is encoded by the exons GTGAAAGTTTCATTTGATCTAAACAACATACAGATCAAATACATGGATGAGGATAATGATGAG GTCTCTGTCAATAGCGAAG agGAATATGAAGAAGCTCTGAAG ATTGCAGTTGCACAAGGAAATCAGCTCCAAATGAAAGTGTATCAAGTAAACTCCCTTCCAAGTGAAACTTCGCATTCCTGTTCCATGCAAGTCTGTGAAAAAGCTGGGATAGAAAAACTGTCCATTCCCAAAGATGGAAAGAGACCTCTCTCACACTATTCCATGCTTGCTCAGGCCTTAGGGCAGGACTTAAAGGCTGAAAGGGAAACCACAGCACAG AAAAAGCTAAATCAAAACGAAGCTGAAGGGACCAATGAAAAGCCTCCAGAGTGGTTTACTAGCTACTTGGAATCA TTTAGGGAACAAGTAGTTAAAGAAACTGTTGAGAAACTTGAGCAAAAACTAAGTGAGAAGCTCATCCTTCATAATCAGCCCCCAGACTCATCTAGCAGCTCTACCACAATAGCACAGCCCGCTCCAGAGACCCAGTCGACACCAGGCAGCCAGTGTGACTGGCTAATCTCCTGCAGCAACTGCCACGCCCGGATTGTGGGGATCCGCTACCAGTGCAG TGTGTGCCCAGCCTACAGTATCTGTGAACCGTGTGAGACAGGGACGTATGCACATGATCCTAATCATATCTTGTTGAAGTTGCGGAGACCTGTTCTATGTGTCTCTGAGACATACAGCGTTGGGCAGTTCTCTCCTCGTCTCCCTGCTACTCTGGAGCAAGTTAG GCTCCAGAAACAGATGGACAAGAGATTTCTGAAGGCAGAAAAGCAAAGACTACGAGCGGAGAAGAAACAGCGCAAGGCTGAAGTCCGAGAGCTCAAAAAGCAGCTCAAGCTGCACAGGAAGATTCACCTGTGGAACTCGGTCCATGCGCTGGAGCTCACGGGCTCCCCCGCTATCAAACCAGAGAGCCTGCAGCCCAGTGCCCTCAG GAGTCATGTCCAGCCCTGCCCAACCGTTGTCCCTACACTGAGTGCAGCCTTCGTGGATGAGAATTTGCCTGATGGGACTCACATACAACCAGGGACAAAGTTTATCAAGCACTGGCGAATGAAGAACACTGGCAACGTGGAGTGGAGCTCAGACACCAAG CTGAAATTCATGTGGGGAAATCTGACCCTGGGGTCTTCTGAAAAAAAGGACGTGTTGGTGCCATCCCTGCCAGCAGGGCAAGTGGGGATTGTCTCGGTCGAGTTTATTGCTCCTGCTCTAGAAGGGACCTACGCTTCTCATTGGCGGCTGTCACACAAGGGGGAGCAGTTTGGGCCCAGAGTTTGGTGCAGTATTGTTGTGGATCCTTCCCCAGTCACTGCCTGCTCGGAGAGGAATCCGAAGACCTCTAGTTTCAGTCTAAAGGATAAAGCTTCCTGTAGAAACGAG GCGGTTTCTTCAAAATCAGAAGCAGAAGGGCAGCAGGCtggtgaggggatggagcagacAGACTTGCCAGTGCCAGCCATCCCTCTGAAGATTAAAAATATCCCCAATGAGAGAGAGTTTTACATCCCATCAGTTGATCTCCTTACTGCGCAG GATTTGCTGTCCTTCGAGCTGCTGGATATTAACATTGTGCAAGAACTGGAGCGAGTGCCACACAACACTCCTGTTG ACATGACTCCATGCATGTCTCCTCTGCCACATGATAGTCCTCTGGTAGAGAAGCCTGGCTTGGGTCAGATagaggaggagaatgaggggAGTGGATTTAAACCAGTACCTG ATGCTCACATGGTGAAAGTGAAGGCTGAACATCCAGTGAACTTGGAAGAAGGGGAAGAAGACATGAGTGGGACTCAGTTTGTATGTGAAACAGTCATACGCTCACTCACCCTGGATGCTGCACCTGACCACAAACCCCCTCAAAGGAAGAAATCGCTGCAGA GCTCCCTGCAAACACTACAAGACACCTTCAGTTACAGTGTAAAAAGTGAAGAAGCtagtaggacaaaaagtaattcCGCTTCCAAACCCAAGGAAATGGGGTCAAAGAGCCAACAGACAGAAGAAAATAGGTTTG AGAAACTTGCAGTGTCTGACGGAGCAAATCTCAGTGGGGAGCCTAGTGACGCAGAgtatgaagaggaggaggatgttaaAGATGAAGTTCAAAGCCAAATGTCCTCTGCTTCTTCAGAGGATTATATCATTATTCTCCCTGAGTGCTTCGATACCAGCCGTCCACTGGGAGAGTCTATGTATAGCTCTGCCCTCTCTCAGCACAGTTTGGAAAGAGCGATAGACACTGAAATGGAGATGGTGATCCCAGAAGGAGAGAGCCAGCCTCAGGTCCATAATATCAACGATATCTTAACAACTTCACAGACGTTGGATGCAGTACCGTTGACCCCAGAGATCGTCAGCACCTTACCCCAGCCACAAAG gaaccCCTCTTTTCTTCAGAGTCATAGTCTCCAAAAACCAAATTTGCCATTTACAGAGGAAATACCGTCCACTGTTCCTGATCAAATAAGAGAAG AGCCCAGATATGAAGACTTTCCTGGACCAAGACCTTCAAgaattgtaaataataataaattgaagTGCCCAGAATACACAAG ACACCCCCCAGGAAGCAGCATTGCAGGAGGGCTGGTTAAAGGAGCGTTGTCtgttgctgcctctgcctacaaAGCACTGTTTGCTGGACAGGCCATTGCAGAACAG CAGCCTACAACTACAGAAGAGCAGACGGCCACTCTCCTAGCCAATCTGTGTGAGATGGGATTCTGTGACAGGCAGTTAAACCTGAGACTGCTGAAGAAACACAACTATAACGTAGTGCAAGTAGTTACCGAATTGCTTCAGATCAATAACAACGACTGGTACAGCAGCAGATATTGA
- the NBR1 gene encoding next to BRCA1 gene 1 protein isoform X2, producing MLGSSITTVRSERRLEPPPARGPAEPPRSPAGTGLGRPHSMEPQVNLSVTFRGETQSFLVSDSSNTTWADVEAMVKVSFDLNNIQIKYMDEDNDEVSVNSEEEYEEALKIAVAQGNQLQMKVYQVNSLPSETSHSCSMQVCEKAGIEKLSIPKDGKRPLSHYSMLAQALGQDLKAERETTAQKKLNQNEAEGTNEKPPEWFTSYLESFREQVVKETVEKLEQKLSEKLILHNQPPDSSSSSTTIAQPAPETQSTPGSQCDWLISCSNCHARIVGIRYQCSVCPAYSICEPCETGTYAHDPNHILLKLRRPVLCVSETYSVGQFSPRLPATLEQVRLQKQMDKRFLKAEKQRLRAEKKQRKAEVRELKKQLKLHRKIHLWNSVHALELTGSPAIKPESLQPSALRSHVQPCPTVVPTLSAAFVDENLPDGTHIQPGTKFIKHWRMKNTGNVEWSSDTKLKFMWGNLTLGSSEKKDVLVPSLPAGQVGIVSVEFIAPALEGTYASHWRLSHKGEQFGPRVWCSIVVDPSPVTACSERNPKTSSFSLKDKASCRNEAVSSKSEAEGQQAGEGMEQTDLPVPAIPLKIKNIPNEREFYIPSVDLLTAQDLLSFELLDINIVQELERVPHNTPVDMTPCMSPLPHDSPLVEKPGLGQIEEENEGSGFKPVPDAHMVKVKAEHPVNLEEGEEDMSGTQFVCETVIRSLTLDAAPDHKPPQRKKSLQSSLQTLQDTFSYSVKSEEASRTKSNSASKPKEMGSKSQQTEENRFEKLAVSDGANLSGEPSDAEYEEEEDVKDEVQSQMSSASSEDYIIILPECFDTSRPLGESMYSSALSQHSLERAIDTEMEMVIPEGESQPQVHNINDILTTSQTLDAVPLTPEIVSTLPQPQRNPSFLQSHSLQKPNLPFTEEIPSTVPDQIREEPRYEDFPGPRPSRIVNNNKLKCPEYTRHPPGSSIAGGLVKGALSVAASAYKALFAGQAIAEQPTTTEEQTATLLANLCEMGFCDRQLNLRLLKKHNYNVVQVVTELLQINNNDWYSSRY from the exons GTGAAAGTTTCATTTGATCTAAACAACATACAGATCAAATACATGGATGAGGATAATGATGAG GTCTCTGTCAATAGCGAAG agGAATATGAAGAAGCTCTGAAG ATTGCAGTTGCACAAGGAAATCAGCTCCAAATGAAAGTGTATCAAGTAAACTCCCTTCCAAGTGAAACTTCGCATTCCTGTTCCATGCAAGTCTGTGAAAAAGCTGGGATAGAAAAACTGTCCATTCCCAAAGATGGAAAGAGACCTCTCTCACACTATTCCATGCTTGCTCAGGCCTTAGGGCAGGACTTAAAGGCTGAAAGGGAAACCACAGCACAG AAAAAGCTAAATCAAAACGAAGCTGAAGGGACCAATGAAAAGCCTCCAGAGTGGTTTACTAGCTACTTGGAATCA TTTAGGGAACAAGTAGTTAAAGAAACTGTTGAGAAACTTGAGCAAAAACTAAGTGAGAAGCTCATCCTTCATAATCAGCCCCCAGACTCATCTAGCAGCTCTACCACAATAGCACAGCCCGCTCCAGAGACCCAGTCGACACCAGGCAGCCAGTGTGACTGGCTAATCTCCTGCAGCAACTGCCACGCCCGGATTGTGGGGATCCGCTACCAGTGCAG TGTGTGCCCAGCCTACAGTATCTGTGAACCGTGTGAGACAGGGACGTATGCACATGATCCTAATCATATCTTGTTGAAGTTGCGGAGACCTGTTCTATGTGTCTCTGAGACATACAGCGTTGGGCAGTTCTCTCCTCGTCTCCCTGCTACTCTGGAGCAAGTTAG GCTCCAGAAACAGATGGACAAGAGATTTCTGAAGGCAGAAAAGCAAAGACTACGAGCGGAGAAGAAACAGCGCAAGGCTGAAGTCCGAGAGCTCAAAAAGCAGCTCAAGCTGCACAGGAAGATTCACCTGTGGAACTCGGTCCATGCGCTGGAGCTCACGGGCTCCCCCGCTATCAAACCAGAGAGCCTGCAGCCCAGTGCCCTCAG GAGTCATGTCCAGCCCTGCCCAACCGTTGTCCCTACACTGAGTGCAGCCTTCGTGGATGAGAATTTGCCTGATGGGACTCACATACAACCAGGGACAAAGTTTATCAAGCACTGGCGAATGAAGAACACTGGCAACGTGGAGTGGAGCTCAGACACCAAG CTGAAATTCATGTGGGGAAATCTGACCCTGGGGTCTTCTGAAAAAAAGGACGTGTTGGTGCCATCCCTGCCAGCAGGGCAAGTGGGGATTGTCTCGGTCGAGTTTATTGCTCCTGCTCTAGAAGGGACCTACGCTTCTCATTGGCGGCTGTCACACAAGGGGGAGCAGTTTGGGCCCAGAGTTTGGTGCAGTATTGTTGTGGATCCTTCCCCAGTCACTGCCTGCTCGGAGAGGAATCCGAAGACCTCTAGTTTCAGTCTAAAGGATAAAGCTTCCTGTAGAAACGAG GCGGTTTCTTCAAAATCAGAAGCAGAAGGGCAGCAGGCtggtgaggggatggagcagacAGACTTGCCAGTGCCAGCCATCCCTCTGAAGATTAAAAATATCCCCAATGAGAGAGAGTTTTACATCCCATCAGTTGATCTCCTTACTGCGCAG GATTTGCTGTCCTTCGAGCTGCTGGATATTAACATTGTGCAAGAACTGGAGCGAGTGCCACACAACACTCCTGTTG ACATGACTCCATGCATGTCTCCTCTGCCACATGATAGTCCTCTGGTAGAGAAGCCTGGCTTGGGTCAGATagaggaggagaatgaggggAGTGGATTTAAACCAGTACCTG ATGCTCACATGGTGAAAGTGAAGGCTGAACATCCAGTGAACTTGGAAGAAGGGGAAGAAGACATGAGTGGGACTCAGTTTGTATGTGAAACAGTCATACGCTCACTCACCCTGGATGCTGCACCTGACCACAAACCCCCTCAAAGGAAGAAATCGCTGCAGA GCTCCCTGCAAACACTACAAGACACCTTCAGTTACAGTGTAAAAAGTGAAGAAGCtagtaggacaaaaagtaattcCGCTTCCAAACCCAAGGAAATGGGGTCAAAGAGCCAACAGACAGAAGAAAATAGGTTTG AGAAACTTGCAGTGTCTGACGGAGCAAATCTCAGTGGGGAGCCTAGTGACGCAGAgtatgaagaggaggaggatgttaaAGATGAAGTTCAAAGCCAAATGTCCTCTGCTTCTTCAGAGGATTATATCATTATTCTCCCTGAGTGCTTCGATACCAGCCGTCCACTGGGAGAGTCTATGTATAGCTCTGCCCTCTCTCAGCACAGTTTGGAAAGAGCGATAGACACTGAAATGGAGATGGTGATCCCAGAAGGAGAGAGCCAGCCTCAGGTCCATAATATCAACGATATCTTAACAACTTCACAGACGTTGGATGCAGTACCGTTGACCCCAGAGATCGTCAGCACCTTACCCCAGCCACAAAG gaaccCCTCTTTTCTTCAGAGTCATAGTCTCCAAAAACCAAATTTGCCATTTACAGAGGAAATACCGTCCACTGTTCCTGATCAAATAAGAGAAG AGCCCAGATATGAAGACTTTCCTGGACCAAGACCTTCAAgaattgtaaataataataaattgaagTGCCCAGAATACACAAG ACACCCCCCAGGAAGCAGCATTGCAGGAGGGCTGGTTAAAGGAGCGTTGTCtgttgctgcctctgcctacaaAGCACTGTTTGCTGGACAGGCCATTGCAGAACAG CCTACAACTACAGAAGAGCAGACGGCCACTCTCCTAGCCAATCTGTGTGAGATGGGATTCTGTGACAGGCAGTTAAACCTGAGACTGCTGAAGAAACACAACTATAACGTAGTGCAAGTAGTTACCGAATTGCTTCAGATCAATAACAACGACTGGTACAGCAGCAGATATTGA